A window of the Nocardia sp. NBC_01329 genome harbors these coding sequences:
- a CDS encoding SAM-dependent methyltransferase has protein sequence MAQPSPARMYDALLGGSHNFEVDRRAAQRGSSLVPDLPRLALSNRAFLRRAVRFLAEQGVTQLIDIGSGIPTAGNVHEIVQRCGSPAQVLYIDIDPIAVAHSRAILVGEQRYGAIEADLRDPADLLARIRETGLVDFDRPVGLLMFAVLHLLSDDHRPAAKVAALREAVAPGSYIALSHLTSAQRPEDAAQLGASSAAGNGVGIHFRSRAAITAMFDGWRLVEPGVVELPLWRPESERDRHEQPGRSLGLAGVACKI, from the coding sequence ATGGCTCAGCCGAGCCCGGCGCGGATGTACGACGCGCTACTCGGCGGATCGCATAATTTCGAGGTCGACCGGCGAGCCGCCCAGCGCGGCAGTTCGCTGGTACCCGATCTGCCGCGCCTGGCGCTGAGCAACCGGGCCTTCCTCCGGCGCGCGGTCCGGTTTCTCGCCGAGCAGGGCGTCACCCAGCTGATCGATATCGGTTCGGGTATCCCCACCGCCGGAAACGTGCACGAGATCGTGCAGCGATGCGGTTCACCGGCCCAGGTTCTCTACATCGATATCGACCCCATCGCCGTCGCGCATTCCCGCGCGATCCTGGTGGGCGAGCAGCGTTACGGCGCGATCGAGGCGGATCTCCGCGATCCGGCGGATCTGCTGGCACGGATCCGCGAGACCGGTCTCGTAGATTTCGACCGGCCCGTCGGACTGTTGATGTTCGCGGTTCTGCATCTGCTCTCCGACGACCACCGGCCTGCGGCCAAGGTGGCCGCACTGCGGGAGGCAGTGGCGCCCGGCAGCTATATCGCCCTGTCTCATCTGACCTCGGCACAGCGTCCCGAGGACGCCGCCCAGCTCGGTGCCTCCTCGGCCGCCGGTAACGGGGTGGGTATCCATTTCCGCTCACGCGCCGCCATCACCGCGATGTTCGACGGCTGGCGACTGGTGGAACCCGGCGTGGTCGAACTGCCGCTGTGGCGTCCGGAATCGGAACGGGACCGGCACGAACAGCCGGGTCGCTCACTCGGTCTGGCCGGCGTGGCGTGCAAGATCTGA
- a CDS encoding TetR/AcrR family transcriptional regulator, which translates to MGTKGAETRQRMIEATRSSIERRGYFGTGLNQILTDSETPRGSLYFHFPGGKDELVAAAVTQACGLIDNALDEADFTDPAGAVAGLIALLADRLEASGWENGCPVATVALEISGTNDTVRQACAQVYSRWTEAIRIVLRAAGHRDAEDLAVALLALVEGALLLARTHRSRDPLDRAARVARTLL; encoded by the coding sequence ATGGGCACCAAAGGAGCCGAAACCAGGCAGCGGATGATCGAGGCCACACGATCCTCGATCGAACGTCGCGGCTATTTCGGCACCGGACTCAACCAGATCCTCACCGACAGCGAGACCCCGCGCGGGTCGCTCTATTTCCATTTCCCCGGCGGCAAGGACGAACTCGTCGCAGCGGCCGTCACTCAGGCCTGCGGACTGATCGACAACGCCCTCGACGAGGCCGATTTCACCGATCCGGCGGGTGCGGTCGCCGGGCTGATCGCCCTGCTCGCCGATCGGCTCGAGGCTTCCGGCTGGGAAAACGGCTGCCCGGTCGCCACCGTGGCACTCGAGATTTCGGGCACCAACGATACGGTCCGACAGGCCTGCGCACAGGTGTACTCCCGGTGGACCGAGGCGATACGCATCGTGCTGCGCGCCGCCGGGCACCGCGACGCCGAGGATCTGGCGGTCGCCCTGCTCGCGCTCGTCGAGGGCGCGCTACTGCTCGCCCGCACCCACCGCAGCCGCGACCCGCTCGACCGCGCGGCACGCGTCGCCCGCACCCTGCTCTGA
- a CDS encoding sensor domain-containing diguanylate cyclase: MTVRELAVAWAEALDGTVAPTLTRDRIEDLLTEWAALLVDALRGLREPAIARAAATALADANYRDPQVVGRTVTLICGTMVEHLRRAEPGHTAVHDRAISVAAEFATGYTAALRSVALAEQEATLAAALAAAQEAERRRELSEARFAAVFAGASVGIGTVDTDGRVLEANIAFAEMLGLDVGEMPGRPVIDLVGPDNIGTAYARMTQLFAGSIDRFRLEIDYRRPDASTTGIDLSMSAVRDHLGRIRFLIGVAVDVTDRRKLARRLWHDANHDELTGLPNRAYFFDRLAAATPPVGVAYLDLDGFKEVNDRWGHSVGDEVLRTVGVRLHGIVTAAGGVVARLGGDEFIAMIERCSGTEQLAAMRADLLATLTAPMAIRQQTITIGTSIGTVYLDEAPTAIDEAMQAADIAMYRNKASRSRS, encoded by the coding sequence ATGACGGTACGGGAACTCGCCGTCGCCTGGGCGGAGGCACTCGACGGCACCGTCGCCCCGACGCTGACCCGGGACCGGATCGAGGACCTGCTCACCGAATGGGCGGCGCTACTCGTGGACGCGCTACGCGGCCTCCGCGAACCCGCCATCGCCCGGGCGGCCGCCACGGCGCTCGCCGATGCCAACTACCGCGACCCCCAGGTGGTGGGTCGTACGGTCACGCTGATCTGCGGCACCATGGTCGAGCATCTGCGCCGGGCCGAGCCCGGCCACACCGCGGTACACGACCGCGCGATATCGGTCGCCGCCGAGTTCGCCACGGGTTACACCGCCGCCCTCCGCTCGGTCGCCCTGGCGGAGCAGGAGGCCACCCTGGCCGCCGCCCTGGCCGCCGCGCAGGAGGCCGAGCGGCGGCGGGAGCTGTCCGAGGCACGGTTCGCCGCGGTGTTCGCGGGCGCCTCGGTGGGGATCGGGACCGTCGATACCGACGGGCGCGTCCTGGAGGCCAATATCGCGTTCGCGGAAATGCTCGGGCTCGATGTCGGCGAGATGCCCGGTCGGCCGGTGATCGATCTGGTGGGCCCCGACAATATCGGCACCGCCTACGCACGGATGACGCAGCTGTTCGCAGGCAGTATCGACCGGTTCCGGCTCGAAATCGATTACCGGCGCCCCGACGCTTCGACCACCGGTATCGATCTGTCGATGTCGGCGGTGCGCGATCATCTCGGCCGGATCCGCTTCCTGATCGGCGTTGCCGTCGATGTCACCGACCGCCGGAAACTGGCTCGCCGACTCTGGCACGACGCCAATCACGACGAACTCACCGGACTGCCCAATCGCGCGTACTTCTTCGACCGGCTCGCCGCGGCCACCCCGCCGGTCGGGGTGGCGTATCTGGACCTGGACGGGTTCAAGGAGGTCAACGACCGCTGGGGGCATTCGGTGGGCGACGAGGTATTGCGCACCGTGGGTGTGCGCCTGCACGGGATCGTGACCGCCGCGGGCGGGGTGGTGGCGCGGCTGGGCGGCGACGAGTTCATCGCCATGATCGAACGCTGCTCCGGGACCGAACAGCTCGCCGCCATGCGCGCCGATCTGCTCGCCACGCTCACCGCCCCGATGGCCATTCGGCAGCAGACGATCACCATCGGAACCAGTATCGGCACCGTCTATCTCGACGAAGCCCCGACGGCGATAGACGAAGCGATGCAGGCCGCCGATATCGCCATGTACCGGAACAAGGCGTCCCGGTCACGCTCCTGA
- a CDS encoding winged helix-turn-helix transcriptional regulator translates to MTGDDYRSAEPIADCRLRGALDLFAHTWDPVVLAALADGPRRRVDLRTEIGGIRDKTLTEALRRLLGRGLVFRRPDPDVPPGVEYRLTELGTSLVEGPLRALAAWVREHGDELPVPEGADPPLRSSG, encoded by the coding sequence ATGACCGGAGACGACTACCGCAGTGCCGAACCGATCGCCGACTGCCGGCTGCGCGGGGCCCTCGACCTGTTCGCCCACACCTGGGACCCGGTCGTTCTCGCCGCGCTGGCCGACGGTCCCAGGCGGCGCGTCGACCTACGCACCGAGATCGGTGGGATCCGCGACAAGACGCTCACCGAAGCACTGCGGCGGCTCCTCGGCCGTGGCCTGGTGTTCCGGCGTCCGGACCCGGACGTGCCGCCCGGGGTGGAGTACCGCTTGACCGAACTCGGCACGAGCCTGGTGGAGGGCCCGCTGCGCGCATTGGCCGCGTGGGTGCGCGAGCACGGTGACGAACTCCCTGTACCCGAAGGCGCGGATCCCCCACTGCGCAGTTCCGGCTGA
- a CDS encoding NADPH-dependent F420 reductase, protein MRIAILGTGHLAEALGGCWARAGHQVIVAGRTPEKAAALARRLGPAARSADSREAVRDADAVLLAVPWDAVGAVVAAAGGGEGSLAGIPIIDPTNPIEHGVGVLLNAPGLANADRIAEAAPGSRVVKGFHLVPSTQWGAAGTTTTVLLCGDEPAALDVVETLVRDAGAVPVVVGPLHRARQLEEVAGLFITPAFAGVDPRTVAPALPPVPSGAVSVDTSR, encoded by the coding sequence GTGCGGATCGCAATTCTGGGAACGGGCCATCTGGCCGAAGCGCTCGGCGGGTGCTGGGCGCGGGCCGGACATCAGGTCATCGTGGCGGGCCGGACGCCGGAGAAGGCGGCGGCACTGGCGAGGCGACTCGGCCCGGCAGCGCGCTCGGCCGATAGCCGGGAAGCGGTTCGCGACGCGGACGCGGTTCTGCTCGCGGTGCCGTGGGATGCGGTCGGTGCGGTCGTGGCGGCGGCCGGCGGTGGCGAGGGGAGTCTGGCCGGGATACCGATCATCGACCCGACCAATCCGATCGAACACGGCGTAGGTGTGCTGCTGAACGCGCCGGGGCTCGCCAATGCCGACCGTATCGCCGAGGCCGCGCCGGGTAGCCGGGTGGTGAAGGGATTCCATCTGGTTCCGTCCACCCAATGGGGCGCGGCCGGAACAACGACGACCGTCCTGCTGTGTGGGGACGAACCGGCTGCGTTGGATGTGGTCGAAACGCTGGTGCGTGATGCGGGGGCAGTTCCGGTTGTGGTGGGGCCGCTGCATCGGGCACGGCAACTGGAGGAGGTGGCGGGATTGTTCATCACGCCTGCGTTCGCCGGGGTCGACCCCAGGACCGTGGCGCCCGCGCTGCCGCCGGTCCCGTCGGGAGCAGTTTCGGTGGATACATCGCGGTAG
- a CDS encoding NUDIX hydrolase: MTVSMFDETLPRGERDGVGLRVGAIIDRGGEVLLLELPSSGPIRPTLKLPGATVESGESVSGALIRGIHEETGLTVTDIRHHIGDFDYLSPAGKPVRRLHFAVEVAATEPVVLSAHAAYEWAPLNGDLHVTSSIQGILDSYRELAYP, from the coding sequence ATGACGGTATCCATGTTCGACGAGACCCTGCCACGTGGCGAGCGGGACGGGGTCGGACTGCGGGTGGGCGCGATAATCGACCGGGGTGGGGAAGTCCTTCTACTCGAACTGCCCAGCAGCGGCCCGATTCGTCCCACTCTGAAATTGCCCGGCGCGACGGTCGAATCCGGAGAGTCCGTGTCCGGCGCTCTCATCCGGGGTATCCACGAGGAGACGGGGCTGACGGTGACCGATATCCGGCACCACATCGGCGATTTCGATTATCTGTCCCCGGCCGGTAAGCCGGTGCGGCGGTTGCATTTCGCCGTCGAGGTGGCCGCCACCGAGCCGGTGGTGCTGAGCGCGCATGCCGCTTACGAATGGGCGCCGCTCAACGGTGATCTGCACGTGACGTCGTCCATCCAGGGGATTCTCGACAGTTACCGGGAACTGGCCTATCCCTGA
- a CDS encoding DMT family transporter — translation MAWIILLVSALCEAVWATALGKSAGLTEPVASAVFLVALAASMVGLGRAVRDIPIGSAYAVWTGVGTALTVAYAMVTGAEAVTVAKIVCLTGIVVAVLGLELVPHRDSEE, via the coding sequence ATGGCGTGGATCATTCTGCTGGTAAGCGCCCTCTGCGAAGCGGTCTGGGCGACCGCGCTCGGAAAGTCGGCCGGATTGACCGAACCGGTGGCGAGCGCCGTCTTCTTGGTCGCGCTGGCGGCGAGCATGGTCGGGCTGGGCCGGGCGGTACGCGATATCCCGATCGGCAGCGCCTACGCGGTCTGGACCGGGGTCGGCACAGCCCTGACCGTAGCCTATGCCATGGTCACCGGAGCCGAGGCGGTCACCGTCGCGAAGATCGTGTGCCTGACCGGGATCGTGGTCGCGGTCCTCGGGCTCGAACTGGTCCCGCACCGGGACTCCGAGGAGTAG
- a CDS encoding alpha/beta fold hydrolase, producing the protein MDTPDTVVFGAAGFIGRSLVARLLEQGRTVAAAVRPGSADRLQAWLDDRDLDRSRLTVLDCDITDPGLGALGTAQLDEVRDVYNCAAQFSFGLDHAVARAVNIDGAVRILHWSASRPRLRRLVHITGYRVTVPESAEHDYSVSAYGASKFEADAVLREQANSVAVPLTIANPSTVLGPGQYIGLAELVRDLWNGDLPALPGNAETLLPILDLDYFIDFLTLLPEQADTAGKSYTVLDPASPPLPEMIGLLARHMHVRAPRFTIPLPLVARLPGKLTGVDRERLSFVAGDRYDTSPADAVAERAGLTAPAAGTVLRAWADHLVSSRFGAGRADPAAGFDRGLWISGERKSPEFVLLHGLPTDSEAWREVRDLVGVPTLAADLPGLGRSAPGTGEPDQWLDDLMAPVTGRPILVGHSLGCVPVLRYARAHPDRVAGVVLVAPAFLQPRGSWLLRTPIAAALLRRLSAERLAAALRVPAGPAIESASANLRRPGVARRTVAALRAASRPRAHTAARRLLDELTVPVHIVAGSDDPLATPVTTPITEIDDAGHYPHLTHPGESARTLDAVRQNFANRSPAETATSRH; encoded by the coding sequence ATGGATACACCCGACACCGTTGTCTTCGGCGCGGCCGGTTTCATCGGACGCTCACTCGTGGCCCGCCTGCTGGAGCAGGGCCGCACCGTCGCCGCCGCGGTCCGCCCCGGCTCCGCGGACCGGCTGCAGGCCTGGCTGGACGACCGCGATCTGGACCGGAGCCGGCTGACCGTACTCGATTGCGATATCACCGATCCCGGGCTGGGCGCCCTGGGAACAGCGCAACTGGACGAGGTGCGCGATGTCTACAACTGCGCCGCCCAGTTCTCCTTCGGCCTCGACCACGCGGTGGCCCGGGCGGTGAACATCGACGGCGCCGTCCGCATCCTGCACTGGTCCGCGAGCCGCCCCCGCCTCCGCAGGCTGGTCCACATCACCGGATACCGGGTCACCGTGCCCGAATCCGCCGAACACGATTACTCGGTCAGCGCCTACGGCGCCTCGAAATTCGAAGCCGATGCCGTACTGCGGGAACAGGCGAATTCCGTCGCGGTTCCGCTGACCATCGCCAATCCGAGCACCGTCCTCGGGCCGGGACAGTACATCGGCCTGGCCGAACTGGTGCGGGATCTCTGGAACGGTGATCTGCCCGCCCTGCCCGGTAACGCCGAAACCCTGTTGCCGATCCTCGATCTCGACTATTTCATCGACTTCCTCACGCTGCTGCCGGAGCAAGCGGATACAGCCGGCAAGTCCTATACCGTGCTCGACCCGGCGAGTCCACCGCTGCCGGAGATGATCGGCCTCCTGGCCCGCCATATGCACGTCCGTGCCCCGCGCTTCACGATCCCGCTGCCCCTGGTCGCCCGGCTGCCCGGCAAACTGACCGGGGTGGACCGGGAGCGACTGTCCTTCGTCGCCGGAGATCGTTACGACACTTCCCCCGCCGACGCGGTGGCCGAACGCGCGGGACTCACCGCACCGGCGGCCGGGACAGTGCTGCGGGCCTGGGCGGATCACCTGGTGAGCAGTCGATTCGGTGCGGGCCGGGCCGATCCGGCCGCCGGTTTCGACCGCGGCCTCTGGATCTCCGGCGAACGGAAGTCTCCGGAATTCGTGCTACTGCATGGCCTTCCCACCGACAGCGAAGCCTGGCGCGAGGTGCGCGACCTGGTGGGCGTACCGACCCTCGCCGCCGACCTCCCCGGCCTGGGCCGTTCGGCGCCGGGTACCGGTGAGCCGGATCAATGGCTCGACGATCTCATGGCTCCTGTCACCGGCCGCCCGATCCTGGTCGGCCATTCCCTCGGCTGCGTACCGGTACTCCGTTACGCGAGAGCGCATCCGGACCGAGTCGCGGGTGTCGTGCTGGTCGCCCCGGCCTTCTTGCAACCCCGCGGGTCTTGGCTCCTGCGTACGCCGATCGCCGCCGCGCTCCTGCGCCGGCTATCCGCCGAACGGCTGGCCGCCGCACTCCGGGTCCCGGCCGGCCCGGCGATCGAGAGCGCGAGTGCCAACCTGCGCCGCCCGGGGGTCGCGCGGCGCACCGTAGCGGCCCTGCGCGCCGCGAGTCGGCCCCGCGCGCATACGGCCGCGCGCCGCCTCCTCGACGAACTCACCGTGCCGGTCCATATCGTCGCCGGTTCCGATGACCCGCTCGCCACACCGGTCACCACGCCGATCACCGAGATCGACGACGCCGGTCACTACCCACATCTCACCCACCCTGGTGAGTCGGCCCGGACACTCGACGCGGTCCGGCAGAATTTCGCGAACCGTTCACCAGCGGAAACCGCGACCTCGAGGCACTGA